In one window of Carassius carassius chromosome 38, fCarCar2.1, whole genome shotgun sequence DNA:
- the LOC132119057 gene encoding phosphopantothenate--cysteine ligase-like yields the protein MAHSEPSASKAVDGGLSEEFSVPSHAEEVKKLMADFAEHHGSAGRRVVLITSGGTKVPLESRTVRFLDNFSSGRRGASSAEYFLDSGYAVIFLHRHRSLYPYTRLYTGVNLLDSLRSESVEEDASQILVDQNALPNIANVLKRYQEVKAAGLLLPVEFNTLSEYLHLLKAAAQALSSIGSKAMFYLAAAVSDFYIPAYEMPEHKIQSSNGPLQISMKMVPKMLSPLVKDWAPKAFVISFKLETDPSILLERARRALETYNHQAVVANVLDTRRGYVVVVTKDTQQELVLTDEEVQKEVEIEERIVSNLTAAHSKFMSRV from the exons ATGGCCCACTCTGAGCCTTCGGCCTCAAAGGCAGTGGATGGAGGACTGTCTGAGGAGTTTTCGGTCCCCTCTCATGCGGAGGAGGTCAAGAAACTCATGGCAGATTTTGCTGAACATCACGGATCAGCCGGGCGCAGAGTAGTCCTCATCACCTCTGGAGGAACTAAAGTGCCTCTGGAATCCCGGACAGTACGGTTCCTGGACAACTTCAGCAGTGGTCGACGAGGGGCCTCCTCTGCAGAGTATTTTCTGGACTCAGGCTATGCAGTAATCTTTCTGCACAGGCATCGTTCTCTCTACCCATACACTCGTCTGTACACAGGGGTCAATTTACTGGATAGCTTACGATCAGAGAGTGTAGAGGAAGATGCTAGTCAGATCCTGGTGGATCAGAACGCACTTCCAAACATCGCAAATGTTTTAAAGCGCTATCAGGAGGTGAAGGCAGCAGGATTGCTGCTGCCGGTGGAATTCAACACCTTGTCGGAGTACCTCCATCTACTCAAGGCTGCAGCTCAAGCATTAAGCTCCATAG GGTCCAAGGCTATGTTTTATTTGGCTGCTGCTGTTTCTGATTTCTACATCCCAGCATATGAAATGCCAGAACACAAAATCCAGTCCTCTAACGGGCCGCTTCAG ATAAGTATGAAGATGGTTCCCAAGATGCTGTCCCCACTGGTGAAGGACTGGGCACCTAAGGCATTCGTCATCTCTTTCAAGCTGGAAACGGACCCCTCCATCCTTCTGGAGCGAGCACGGCGTGCCTTAGAAACATACAACCACCAGGCAGTGGTTGCCAATGTTCTCGACACACGCCGTGGTTATGTGGTTGTTGTCACCAAGGACACACAACAAGAACTGGTCCTCACAGATGAGGAAGTGCAAAAAGAGGTAGAGATTGAGGAGAGGATTGTCAGTAATCTGACTGCAGCACACAGTAAATTCATGTCTAGGGTATAA